A genomic region of Notamacropus eugenii isolate mMacEug1 chromosome 3, mMacEug1.pri_v2, whole genome shotgun sequence contains the following coding sequences:
- the PDK4 gene encoding pyruvate dehydrogenase kinase, isozyme 4 — MRAARIVLRGASCSSAPAASVTQVPRAVERFSRFSPSPLSMKQLLDFGSENACERTSFSFLRQELPVRLANILKEIDILPDPLVKTSSVQLVKSWYIQSLMELVEFHEKNPDDQKVLSDFVDALIKVRNRHYDVVPTMAQGIIEYKDSGAVDPVTNQNLQYFLDRFYMNRISTRMLMNQHILIFSDLKTGNPTHIGSIDPHCDVVAVIQDAYDSARMLCDQYYLVSPEMKLTQVNGKAPDQPIHIVYVPSHLHHMLFELFKNAMRATVEHQESQPSLTPIDVTVVLGNEDLTIKISDRGGGVPLRIIDRLFSYTYTTAPTPVMDNSRNAPLAGFGYGLPISRLYAKYFQGDLNLFSLSGYGTDAIIYLKALSSESIEKLPVFNKSAFKHYQAGPDTGDWCTPRKEPRNLSKEKVAM, encoded by the exons ATGCGGGCTGCGCGCATCGTGCTCCGCGGAGCCTCCTGCTCGTCTGCCCCCGCTGCGTCCGTGACCCAGGTCCCGCGGGCAGTGGAGCGCTTCTCCCGCTTCAGCCCGTCGCCGCTGTCCATGAAACAGCTACTAGACTTCG GCTCGGAGAATGCCTGTGAGAGGACCTCGTTCTCCTTCCTGAGACAAGAGCTGCCCGTGAGGCTCGCCAATATCCTGAAGGAAATCGACATCCTCCCTGATCCGCTGGTCAAGACGTCCTCCGTGCAGCTGGTAAAGAGCTG GTATATCCAGAGCCTCATGGAATTAGTGGAATTCCATGAGAAGAACCCGGATGATCAGAAGGTTTTGTCTGA CTTTGTAGATGCGCTGATCAAGGTCCGGAACAGGCACTATGACGTAGTCCCCACTATGGCCCAGGGCATCATTGAGTACAAGGATTCGGGTGCCGTCGACCCTGTCACCAACCAGAATCTCCAGTACTTTTTGGACAGGTTTTACATGAACCGCATCTCCACACGAATGCTCATGAACCAGCATA TTCTCATATTTAGTGACTTGAAGACAGGAAACCCTACCCATATTGGAAGCATCGATCCGCACTGTGATGTGGTCGCTGTGATCCAAG ATGCCTATGACAGTGCCCGCATGCTTTGTGACCAGTATTACCTGGTTTCTCCTGAAATGAAGCTAACACAAGTGAACG GAAAAGCACCTGACCAGCCCATTCACATCGTCTATGTCCCCTCACACCTTCACCACATGCTATTTGAACTCTTTAAG AATGCCATGAGGGCAACAGTGGAGCACCAGGAAAGCCAGCCATCCCTCACACCCATTGATGTGACTGTTGTCCTAGGAAATGAAGACCTGACCATCAAG ATTTCAGACCGAGGAGGCGGTGTTCCACTGAGAATCATTGACCGCCTCTTCAGTTACACCTATACCACTGCCCCGACCCCTGTGATGGATAATTCTAGGAACGCTCCTTTG GCTGGTTTTGGGTATGGCTTGCCAATTTCTCGTCTCTATGCCAAGTACTTTCAAGGGGACCTGAATCTCTTTTCGTTGTCAGGGTATGGAACAGATGCAATCATCTACTTAAAG GCGCTGTCTTCTGAGTCCATAGAAAAGCTCCCTGTGTTCAACAAGTCAGCCTTCAAACACTACCAGGCAGGCCCAGACACTGGAGACTGGTGTACCCCAAGGAAAGAGCCCAGGAACCTCTCCAAGGAGAAGGTGGCCATGTGA